Proteins encoded in a region of the Prunus persica cultivar Lovell chromosome G4, Prunus_persica_NCBIv2, whole genome shotgun sequence genome:
- the LOC18778180 gene encoding probable tyrosine-protein phosphatase At1g05000, with protein MKIANGDREVCVASPAAKAPSVGDEKEREADAFVPPLNFAMVDNGVFRSGFPHSANFSFLKSLGLRSVIYLCPEPYPEENEEFLKENGIRLFQFGMDGSQEHFVKIPEHAIREALKVVLDVRNHPLLIHCKRGKHRTGCLVGCVRRLQKWCLTSIFDEYQRFAAAKARASDQRFIELFDISSDEHLPMSFSCSKRIV; from the exons ATGAAAATAGCCAATGGGGATCGGGAGGTGTGCGTGGCCTCGCCTGCGGCCAAGGCTCCGTCGGTCGGAgatgagaaagagagggaggcAGACGCATTCGTGCCACCTCTAAACTTTGCGATGGTCGACAATGGCGTGTTTAGGTCCGGTTTCCCTCATTCTGCCAATTTCAGCTTTTTGAAATCCCTAGGCCTACGTTCCGTTAT ATACTTGTGCCCGGAGCCGTATCCGGAGGAGAACGAAgagtttttgaaagaaaatgggATTAGGCTTTTCCAGTTTGGGATGGATGGCTCTCAG GAACATTTTGTGAAAATTCCGGAGCATGCAATTCGTGAAGCATTAAAAGTAGTCCTTG ATGTAAGGAATCACCCGCTCCTGATTCATTGCAAACGAGGGAAG CACCGGACAGGCTGCCTTGTTGGATGCGTAAGAAGGTTGCAAAAATGGTGCCTGACCTCAATCTTCGACGAGTACCAGAGGTTTGCAGCTGCAAAAGCTAGAGCTTCAGATCAAAGGTTCATCGAATTGTTTGATATTTCTAGCGACGAACACTTGCCAATGTCATTTTCGTGTTCAAAAAGGATAGTGTAG
- the LOC18778854 gene encoding HSP-interacting protein, with translation MGKSGGRKKKGASNQVSIDGNSSPMANGGVDLDSSIFLKRAQELKEEGNKRFQSKDYVGALEQYDNALKLTPKIHPDRAVFHSNRAACLMQMKPIDYETVVAECTMALQVQPRYVRALLRRARAFEAIGKYEMAMQDVQVLLGADPNHRDALEIAQRLRTALGPRQEAQQDLQSRPSPAALGASAVRGAPIAGLGPCLPARPAAKKAAASAGGSGLSQINRPDKPQTVLPAENGPEPKTQMPKLVLKPTNASSKSPNPSKANQKEPSSVSLSIHEQRSEAANRWRPLKLVYDHDIRLSQMPVNCTFRVLREAVTKRFPSSKSVLIKYKDNDGDLVTITSTAELRLAESCADRVIPEDPEIDKADSIGMLRLHIVEVTPEQEPPLLEEEEEKAAENEGIKEDESNSNSSLSESVLEAGDYETDKAEKEAQKEKPEASEDPECKELEMDDWLFEFSQLFRSHVGIDPDAHIDLHELGMELCSEALEETVTSEEAQGLFDKAASKFQEVAALAFFNWGNVYMCAARKRIPLDESAGKEVVESQLQTAYDWVKEKYSLAREKYEEALSIKPDFYEGLLALGQQQFEMAKLHWSFALAKKIDLSSCDSTEMLNLFDSAEEKMKVATEMWEKLEEQRAKELKDPSASKREELLKKRKKQGSGNEGESSGASGQGEISADEAAEQAAVMRSQIHLFWGNMLFERSQVECKLGLDGWKKNLDAAVERFKLAGASEADISLVLKNHFSNGDGVEGDGKKVQNLGSDVPVKANKDNEILSGK, from the coding sequence ATGGGGAAATCAGGGGGCAGAAAGAAGAAGGGAGCTTCAAACCAAGTTTCTATTGATGGAAATTCATCTCCAATGGCTAATGGTGGTGTTGATTTGGACTCTTCAATCTTTTTGAAAAGAGCACAAGAGCTCAAAGAAGAAGGGAACAAGAGATTTCAGAGTAAGGACTATGTGGGTGCTCTTGAGCAGTATGATAATGCTCTTAAGCTTACTCCTAAGATTCACCCGGACAGGGCGGTTTTTCATAGCAATAGAGCCGCTTGTTTGATGCAAATGAAGCCTATAGATTATGAAACTGTGGTTGCTGAATGCACCATGGCGCTTCAGGTTCAGCCCCGGTATGTCCGGGCTCTCCTTCGGAGGGCTCGGGCATTTGAGGCGATAGGGAAGTATGAAATGGCAATGCAGGATGTTCAGGTGTTATTGGGGGCTGACCCAAATCACCGGGATGCTTTGGAGATTGCCCAGCGGTTGCGGACAGCGCTTGGGCCTCGTCAGGAGGCTCAGCAGGACCTCCAGAGCCGCCCGTCCCCTGCCGCCCTTGGGGCTTCCGCAGTTCGCGGTGCTCCAATTGCTGGGCTGGGGCCTTGTTTACCAGCCCGGCCAGCAGCAAAGAAGGCAGCTGCTTCAGCTGGGGGTTCTGGTTTATCCCAAATTAACAGGCCAGATAAGCCACAAACAGTTCTACCGGCTGAGAATGGACCTGAGCCCAAAACCCAGATGCCAAAACTTGTATTGAAGCCTACAAATGCTTCTTCAAAATCTCCTAATCCAAGTAAGGCTAACCAGAAGGAGCCATCATCAGTTTCATTGTCCATTCATGAGCAGCGTTCTGAGGCTGCAAATCGATGGAGACCATTGAAGCTTGTTTATGATCACGACATAAGGCTTTCCCAAATGCCTGTTAATTGCACTTTCAGAGTGTTAAGGGAAGCTGTAACTAAACGCTTTCCATCATCAAAGTCAGTTTTGATCAAGTATAAGGATAATGATGGTGATTTGGTGACTATAACCTCTACAGCTGAACTTAGGTTGGCTGAGTCTTGTGCAGACAGGGTCATTCCAGAAGACCCTGAAATAGATAAAGCTGACTCGATTGGAATGTTGAGATTGCATATTGTGGAGGTGACTCCCGAGCAGGAACCAcctttgttggaagaagaggaggaaaaaGCTGCCGAAAACGAGGGGATCAAGGAAGATGAAAGCAATTCTAATTCATCACTTAGTGAATCTGTTTTGGAAGCTGGTGATTATGAAACTGATAAGGCGGAGAAAGAAGCTCAAAAGGAGAAACCAGAAGCCTCAGAAGATCCTGAGTGCAAGGAATTGGAAATGGATGACTGGTTGTTTGAGTTTTCTCAGCTTTTCCGCAGCCATGTCGGTATTGATCCAGATGCTCACATTGATTTGCATGAGCTTGGAATGGAGCTTTGTTCTGAGGCCCTTGAAGAGACAGTAACTAGTGAAGAAGCTCAGGGTCTTTTTGACAAGGCTGCCTCAAAGTTCCAGGAGGTGGCTGCATTGGCTTTCTTTAATTGGGGAAATGTTTATATGTGTGCGGCAAGGAAAAGGATTCCCTTAGATGAGTCTGCTGGAAAGGAGGTAGTGGAATCACAGCTTCAAACGGCTTATGACTGGGTCAAGGAAAAATATTCCTTGGCCAGAGAGAAATATGAGGAGGCACTGTCGATCAAGCCAGACTTTTATGAGGGGCTGCTGGCCCTGGGGCAGCAGCAATTTGAAATGGCCAAACTTCATTGGTCATTTGCACTTGCTAAGAAAATAGATCTCTCAAGTTGTGATTCCACAGAAATGCTGAACCTTTTTGACAGTGCAGAGGAGAAGATGAAAGTTGCCACTGAGATGTGGGAGAAGCTGGAGGAGCAGAGAGCAAAGGAACTAAAGGATCCAAGTGCAAGCAAAAGAGAAGAATTgttgaaaaaaaggaaaaaacaaggAAGCGGTAACGAAGGAGAGTCCTCTGGAGCATCTGGTCAGGGTGAGATTTCGGCAGATGAAGCAGCAGAACAGGCAGCTGTTATGAGATCACAGATCCATCTTTTCTGGGGTAACATGCTTTTTGAGCGATCTCAGGTTGAATGCAAATTGGGGCTGGATGGTTGGAAGAAAAACCTGGATGCTGCTGTCGAGCGCTTTAAGCTTGCTGGAGCTTCGGAGGCTGACATTTCTTTGGTTCTGAAGAACCATTTCTCCAATGGCGATGGAGTTGAGGGAGATGGGAAAAAGGTTCAGAATTTAGGCAGTGATGTACCCGTTAAAGCCAATAAAGACAATGAGATTCTTTCAGGGAAGTga